A stretch of Corallococcus macrosporus DNA encodes these proteins:
- a CDS encoding AAA family ATPase has product MTPVPTPVRFRGTDSYLTSEGLQAAVNCALTLQRPLLVKGEPGTGKTLLAEAIAQGLGLKLLTWHVKSTTRAQDGLYVYDTVQRLYDSRFGDGDVRDIRRYIRLGPLGEAFASPERVVLLIDEVDKADLEFPNDLLHELDRMRFRISETNDEVVAKQRPVVLITSNNEKELPDAFLRRCVFHFIDFPERELMQRIVDVHHPGLDPALADQALKVFYELRAMTRLRKRPSTSELVDWISVLKANGVVELKLEEQLPFLGALLKKEQDLVAVAEAFGRGRRTRA; this is encoded by the coding sequence ATGACTCCGGTTCCCACTCCTGTTCGCTTCCGCGGCACCGACTCCTACCTCACGAGCGAGGGCCTGCAGGCCGCCGTCAACTGCGCCCTCACGCTCCAGCGGCCCCTGCTGGTCAAGGGCGAGCCCGGCACCGGCAAAACACTCCTGGCGGAAGCGATTGCCCAGGGACTGGGATTGAAGCTGCTCACCTGGCACGTGAAGAGCACCACGCGCGCGCAGGACGGGTTGTATGTCTACGACACCGTGCAGCGGTTGTATGACTCGCGCTTCGGGGACGGGGACGTGCGAGACATCCGGCGATACATCCGCCTGGGGCCGCTGGGTGAGGCGTTCGCCTCGCCGGAGCGCGTGGTGTTGCTCATTGACGAGGTGGACAAGGCGGACCTGGAGTTCCCCAACGACCTGCTCCACGAGCTGGACCGGATGCGCTTCCGCATCTCCGAGACGAACGACGAGGTCGTGGCGAAGCAGCGCCCCGTGGTGCTCATCACCAGCAACAACGAGAAGGAATTGCCTGACGCGTTCCTGCGCCGGTGCGTGTTCCACTTCATCGACTTCCCGGAGCGCGAGCTCATGCAGCGCATCGTGGACGTGCACCACCCGGGGCTGGACCCGGCGCTGGCGGACCAGGCGCTCAAGGTCTTCTACGAGCTGCGCGCGATGACGCGGCTGCGCAAGCGGCCCTCCACCAGCGAGCTAGTGGACTGGATTTCCGTGCTCAAGGCCAACGGCGTGGTGGAGCTGAAGCTGGAGGAGCAGCTGCCGTTCCTGGGCGCGCTGCTCAAGAAGGAGCAGGACCTGGTGGCGGTGGCCGAGGCCTTCGGTCGCGGCCGGCGGACTCGCGCTTAA
- a CDS encoding AAA family ATPase: protein MPLTRLDIAGYRSVRQLHLELGPVTVVVGPNGSGKTNLYRALYLLSAAAEGRLARTLAEEGGAPSVMWAGPRDPRKPARVRVTVDLDDLTYELQCGVVPNAPAEPRPTMFTLDPEVKEEHLWAHAGGRRLVLMERKDRTAFIRDADGKRITFPTELWGAESVMDQLSEPHRFPRLAEVQRTLGAWRFYHHFRTDPDALPRHPQVGVRTPVLASDGRDLAAALQTIWEIGDDRALEQGIDDAFPGARLEIRAEEGRFSLFLHMPGLSRPMSAAELSDGTLRYLCLLAALLSPRPPPFLALNEPETSLHPDLLEPLGRLIARASEDSQVWVTTHAEPLARVIAGKTGSAPVHLEKEQGATTVKRNGNDE from the coding sequence ATGCCCCTCACGCGTCTGGACATCGCAGGCTATCGCTCCGTGCGTCAGCTCCACCTGGAGCTGGGGCCGGTGACCGTGGTGGTGGGCCCCAACGGCAGCGGCAAGACGAACCTGTACCGCGCGCTGTACCTGCTCTCGGCGGCGGCGGAGGGGCGGCTCGCGCGCACGCTGGCGGAGGAGGGCGGCGCCCCGAGCGTCATGTGGGCCGGCCCGCGCGACCCCAGGAAACCGGCGCGCGTGCGAGTGACGGTGGACCTGGACGACCTCACCTACGAGCTGCAATGCGGCGTGGTGCCCAACGCGCCCGCCGAGCCGCGCCCGACGATGTTCACGTTGGATCCGGAGGTGAAGGAGGAGCACCTCTGGGCGCACGCTGGAGGCCGGCGGCTGGTGTTGATGGAGCGCAAGGACCGCACGGCCTTCATCCGCGACGCGGACGGCAAGCGCATCACGTTCCCCACGGAGCTGTGGGGCGCGGAGTCGGTGATGGATCAGCTCTCCGAACCGCACCGCTTCCCCCGCCTTGCGGAGGTGCAGCGCACGCTGGGCGCGTGGCGCTTCTACCACCACTTCCGCACGGACCCGGACGCGCTGCCCCGGCACCCGCAGGTGGGCGTGCGCACGCCGGTGCTCGCATCGGACGGACGAGACCTGGCGGCGGCGCTCCAGACCATCTGGGAGATTGGCGACGACCGCGCGCTGGAGCAGGGCATCGACGACGCCTTCCCCGGCGCGAGGCTGGAGATTCGAGCGGAGGAGGGCCGCTTCAGCCTCTTCCTGCACATGCCCGGCCTGTCCAGGCCCATGTCGGCGGCGGAGCTGTCGGACGGCACGCTGCGCTACCTGTGCCTGCTGGCGGCGCTGCTCAGCCCCAGGCCGCCGCCGTTCCTCGCGCTGAACGAACCGGAGACCAGCCTGCACCCGGACCTGCTGGAGCCCCTGGGCCGGCTCATCGCGCGAGCCTCGGAGGACAGCCAGGTCTGGGTGACGACGCACGCGGAGCCCCTCGCGCGAGTCATCGCCGGCAAGACCGGCAGCGCCCCGGTGCACCTGGAGAAAGAGCAGGGCGCGACGACGGTGAAGCGGAACGGGAACGACGAATGA
- a CDS encoding vegetative protein has translation MVRRELQLQLAPVQKAVARMGNGLDALDELREMIQRLAPLSSRLGAVAGVRTPTLAPEPARRRGPGRPPKSAAAKSAPAAKAAPAAKTPAAKSAPAVKTAAAKSPGRPPKAAAAEDTQACAVVGCKRQSRSKGYCSAHYQKLRLLIRTGRRPEAWVDGARPQSVPDVTLPRGRAGSQALKESAKPAAPAVPPKPKAWVRKKGSSGGMVSLT, from the coding sequence ATGGTCCGGCGCGAGTTGCAACTGCAACTGGCCCCTGTTCAGAAGGCCGTGGCCCGGATGGGCAACGGGCTGGATGCGCTGGATGAGCTGCGGGAGATGATCCAACGGCTGGCGCCGCTCTCCAGCCGCCTGGGGGCCGTGGCGGGCGTGCGCACGCCCACGCTGGCGCCGGAGCCGGCTCGCCGCCGGGGCCCGGGCCGTCCGCCGAAGTCCGCCGCCGCGAAGTCCGCGCCCGCCGCGAAGGCCGCGCCCGCCGCGAAGACGCCTGCCGCGAAGTCCGCGCCCGCCGTGAAGACGGCCGCCGCGAAGTCGCCGGGCCGTCCGCCGAAGGCCGCCGCCGCGGAAGACACCCAGGCGTGCGCCGTCGTGGGCTGCAAGCGCCAGAGCCGCTCCAAGGGCTACTGCTCGGCGCACTACCAGAAGCTGCGCCTGCTCATCCGCACCGGCCGCCGTCCGGAGGCGTGGGTGGACGGTGCCCGGCCGCAGTCGGTCCCGGACGTCACGCTGCCGCGCGGTCGCGCGGGCAGCCAGGCGCTGAAGGAATCCGCGAAGCCGGCCGCGCCCGCCGTTCCGCCCAAGCCCAAGGCCTGGGTGCGCAAGAAGGGCTCCAGCGGCGGCATGGTGTCGCTGACCTGA
- the tkt gene encoding transketolase, giving the protein MTTEKIDTQAINTIRTLSMDAVEKAHSGHPGAPMALAPVAYQLWQQELRYDPATPNWPDRDRFILSNGHASMLLYSLLHLAGVKRVKDAKVLDVPAVSLEDIRNFRQLDSATPGHPEYHWTTGVETTTGPLGAGVSNSVGMAIASKWLGAHFNKPGFDLFTHDVYALCGDGDMMEGVASEAASLAGHLKLPNLCWIYDSNHISIDGSTDLAFTEDVGRRFEGYGWRVLKVTDANDLDALSKAYKSFKDERGKPTLIIVNSFIGFGSPKKQGSASAHGEPLGADEIKATKKAYGWPEDAQFLVPDGVQQRFQERLGARGKGLREAWDKSLADYRKQHPELARELDALLKRELPEGWDKELPVFPADAKGMATRESGGKVLNALAKNYPWLVGGSADLNPSTKTYISASTSMKPGEYSGRNIHFGVREHAMGSVVNGLNLSHVRGYGATFLIFSDYERPAMRLSSLMEIPSIHIFTHDSIGLGEDGPTHQPVEQLMSLRAVPGNIVLRPGDANEVTEAWRYIAQQQHHPVVLVLSRQPVPTLDRTKFAPASGVAKGAYTLLDAEGGKPDVILIGTGTEVALVVEAAEKLKAEGVKARVVSMPSWELFEQQPQEYQDSVLPPDVKARVSVEKGAAFGWERWVGHTGSVIGMRSFGASAPIKALQQKFGFTVENVVKEAQATIAKAKKH; this is encoded by the coding sequence ATGACGACCGAGAAGATCGATACCCAGGCAATCAACACCATCCGCACGCTGTCGATGGACGCGGTGGAGAAGGCCCACTCGGGCCACCCGGGCGCGCCCATGGCGCTGGCGCCCGTGGCCTACCAGTTGTGGCAGCAGGAGCTGCGCTATGACCCGGCCACGCCGAACTGGCCGGACCGCGACCGCTTCATCCTGTCCAACGGCCACGCGTCCATGCTGCTCTACAGCCTGCTGCACCTGGCGGGCGTGAAGCGCGTGAAGGACGCGAAGGTGCTGGACGTTCCGGCCGTGTCCCTGGAGGACATCCGCAACTTCCGCCAGCTGGACTCCGCCACCCCGGGCCACCCGGAGTACCACTGGACCACCGGCGTGGAGACCACCACCGGCCCCCTGGGCGCGGGCGTGTCCAACAGCGTGGGCATGGCCATCGCCAGCAAGTGGCTGGGCGCCCACTTCAACAAGCCGGGCTTCGACCTGTTCACCCATGACGTCTACGCGCTGTGCGGCGACGGCGACATGATGGAGGGCGTGGCGAGCGAGGCCGCGTCGCTCGCGGGCCACCTGAAGCTGCCCAACCTCTGCTGGATCTACGACAGCAACCACATCTCCATCGACGGCAGCACCGACCTGGCCTTCACGGAGGACGTGGGCCGCCGCTTCGAGGGCTACGGCTGGCGCGTGCTGAAGGTCACCGACGCCAACGACCTGGACGCGCTGTCCAAGGCCTACAAGTCCTTCAAGGACGAGCGCGGCAAGCCCACGCTCATCATCGTCAACTCGTTCATCGGCTTCGGGTCGCCCAAGAAGCAGGGCTCCGCCAGCGCCCACGGCGAGCCGCTGGGCGCGGACGAAATCAAGGCCACCAAGAAGGCCTACGGCTGGCCCGAGGACGCGCAGTTCCTGGTGCCTGACGGTGTCCAGCAGCGCTTCCAGGAGCGGCTGGGGGCTCGCGGCAAGGGCCTGCGCGAGGCGTGGGACAAGTCCCTGGCGGACTACCGCAAGCAGCACCCGGAGCTGGCGCGCGAGCTGGACGCGCTGCTCAAGCGCGAGCTGCCGGAGGGCTGGGACAAGGAGCTGCCCGTGTTCCCCGCGGACGCGAAGGGCATGGCCACGCGTGAGTCCGGGGGCAAGGTGCTCAACGCGCTGGCGAAGAACTACCCGTGGCTCGTGGGTGGATCCGCGGACCTGAACCCGTCCACGAAGACGTACATCTCCGCGTCCACGTCCATGAAGCCGGGCGAGTACTCGGGGCGCAACATCCACTTCGGCGTGCGCGAGCACGCGATGGGCTCCGTCGTCAACGGACTCAACCTGAGCCACGTGCGCGGCTACGGCGCCACGTTCCTCATCTTCAGTGACTACGAGCGCCCCGCCATGCGCCTGTCGTCGCTGATGGAGATTCCGTCCATCCACATCTTCACGCACGACTCCATTGGCCTGGGCGAGGACGGCCCCACGCACCAGCCGGTGGAGCAGCTGATGTCGCTGCGCGCGGTGCCGGGCAACATCGTGCTGCGCCCCGGTGACGCCAACGAGGTGACGGAGGCGTGGCGCTACATCGCGCAGCAGCAGCACCACCCGGTGGTCCTGGTGCTGTCGCGCCAGCCGGTGCCCACGCTGGACCGCACGAAGTTCGCGCCGGCTTCCGGCGTGGCCAAGGGCGCGTACACGCTGCTGGACGCGGAGGGCGGCAAGCCGGACGTCATCCTCATTGGCACGGGCACGGAGGTGGCGCTGGTGGTGGAGGCCGCGGAGAAGCTCAAGGCCGAGGGCGTCAAGGCGCGCGTGGTGAGCATGCCGTCGTGGGAGCTGTTCGAGCAGCAGCCCCAGGAGTACCAGGACAGCGTGCTGCCCCCGGACGTGAAGGCGCGCGTCTCCGTGGAGAAGGGCGCGGCGTTCGGCTGGGAGCGCTGGGTGGGCCACACGGGCAGCGTCATCGGCATGCGCAGCTTCGGTGCGTCCGCGCCCATCAAGGCGCTGCAGCAGAAGTTCGGCTTCACCGTGGAGAACGTGGTGAAGGAAGCGCAGGCCACCATCGCCAAGGCGAAGAAGCACTGA
- a CDS encoding LVIVD repeat-containing protein, with translation MTSRSHRLLLLTTALALTGCSTSSSLPTVDAGSHAPVDSGMAPEPDADAGAPDAGTDIATWDGGAEALPERTDHVDRGPYSDCAFNLAVGDAVAICNDASLFNRSTCTAGAFDDLDTTGYYFLDARPNTGYTSNLSGYSLRLPLDGGPGTLSSRALTRQEVGAGSFFTAATFPATRFTPARDLVFMGCTRPTPDRINGCYVQCSQGKVGIVGTFTATRPGLRTRGEAESSGLSLVSESSVPMGMPVDVYVTKGHAYVVAIGTAEKPGGLAVFDVRDAAHPVLTKTVQLTGDTSWNGVWAKDDALYIASGSSGVVVYDISNPADPRYVRAVPNEPLNVHTVHVKGDRLYAMAPSPGDAVLILDVSSPLAPVELNRVSPGTSVSGPHDAFVYEDRLYVSYTEAGYQAFDVADAEHVLPLGGYAFDGQYAHASAVGTFAGRTIAFEGGEFAGSHLRVLDVTDPANMKLIGEYGLRPELSIHNMILQGTKLYVAYYQEGVRVLDVSHPPKPREVAYFNTYRETDPGRAGGTFEGAIGIRVPGDGFLYVVDTARGLLILSEQP, from the coding sequence ATGACTTCGCGCTCCCACCGCCTCCTGCTGCTCACCACCGCCCTGGCCCTGACGGGCTGCTCCACTTCGTCATCCCTTCCCACCGTGGACGCGGGCTCGCACGCGCCCGTGGACTCGGGCATGGCCCCCGAGCCGGATGCCGATGCGGGTGCTCCGGATGCGGGTACGGACATCGCCACCTGGGACGGCGGCGCGGAGGCGCTTCCCGAGCGCACCGACCACGTGGACCGGGGACCGTATTCGGACTGCGCCTTCAACCTGGCCGTCGGTGACGCGGTGGCCATCTGTAACGACGCGTCCCTCTTCAACCGGTCCACGTGCACGGCGGGCGCGTTCGATGACCTGGACACCACGGGCTACTACTTCCTCGATGCCCGCCCCAACACCGGCTACACCTCCAACCTCTCCGGCTACAGCCTCCGGCTGCCGCTCGACGGCGGGCCGGGCACCCTCTCCAGCCGGGCACTGACACGGCAGGAGGTGGGCGCGGGTTCGTTCTTCACCGCGGCCACCTTCCCCGCCACGCGCTTCACGCCGGCCCGGGACCTGGTGTTCATGGGCTGCACCCGGCCCACCCCCGACCGCATCAACGGCTGCTACGTCCAGTGCTCGCAGGGGAAGGTCGGCATCGTGGGCACCTTCACCGCGACCCGCCCGGGCCTGCGGACGCGCGGTGAGGCGGAGTCGTCCGGCCTCAGCCTCGTGTCCGAGTCCTCCGTCCCCATGGGCATGCCGGTGGACGTCTACGTCACGAAGGGGCACGCGTACGTGGTGGCCATCGGGACGGCCGAGAAGCCCGGCGGCCTGGCGGTGTTCGACGTGCGGGACGCCGCGCACCCGGTGCTCACGAAGACCGTGCAGCTCACCGGGGACACGTCCTGGAACGGCGTCTGGGCCAAGGACGACGCGCTCTACATCGCGAGCGGCAGCTCCGGCGTCGTCGTCTACGACATCTCCAACCCGGCGGATCCACGGTACGTGCGCGCCGTGCCCAACGAGCCGCTCAACGTGCACACCGTGCACGTGAAGGGCGACCGGCTCTATGCCATGGCCCCGTCGCCTGGCGACGCGGTGCTCATCCTCGACGTGTCGTCACCGCTGGCGCCCGTGGAGCTCAACCGGGTGTCCCCGGGCACGAGCGTGAGCGGCCCCCATGACGCCTTCGTGTACGAGGACCGCCTCTACGTGAGCTACACGGAGGCCGGCTACCAGGCCTTCGACGTGGCGGACGCGGAGCACGTCCTGCCGCTGGGCGGGTATGCCTTTGATGGCCAGTACGCCCACGCGAGCGCGGTGGGCACCTTCGCGGGCCGCACCATCGCCTTCGAGGGCGGCGAGTTCGCCGGGTCCCACCTGCGCGTGCTGGACGTCACCGACCCCGCGAACATGAAGCTCATCGGCGAGTACGGCCTGCGCCCGGAGCTCTCCATCCACAACATGATCCTCCAGGGCACGAAGCTGTACGTGGCCTATTACCAGGAGGGCGTGCGGGTGCTGGACGTGTCCCATCCGCCGAAGCCGCGCGAGGTCGCGTACTTCAACACGTACCGGGAGACGGATCCGGGACGCGCGGGCGGCACGTTCGAGGGCGCCATCGGCATCCGCGTGCCGGGCGACGGGTTCCTCTACGTCGTGGACACGGCCCGGGGGCTGCTCATCCTCTCCGAGCAGCCCTGA
- the truB gene encoding tRNA pseudouridine(55) synthase TruB, whose protein sequence is MTPGLYLTHKPVGATSFATVRAFQEEAQATRPGRRTALVHGGTLDPFAEGLLLMLVGPATHLFEHLHAAPKVYVARVEWGTEMDTGDLHGRPVHQGGASALTPASLDEALRPFLGWTEQVPPATSAKKLGGEPAYRKAHRGEAVDLPPSRVYLHAARWLSHDLPRASVLELTCRGGYYVRALARDLGRALGCGAHLSALKRTAIGPWKDPGPGHRIELHGRDLLPWTSSRVLTDQDVGALRQDQSIPLSPLQPPDWRLPPGYPEPAGPVRGFHQGKLTFLLTPRDGALWPETELRGGV, encoded by the coding sequence ATGACGCCCGGCCTCTACCTCACGCACAAGCCCGTGGGCGCCACCAGCTTCGCCACGGTCCGCGCCTTCCAGGAGGAGGCCCAGGCGACGCGGCCTGGCCGCCGCACGGCGCTGGTCCACGGCGGCACGTTGGATCCGTTCGCGGAAGGGCTGCTCTTGATGCTGGTGGGCCCGGCCACGCACCTCTTCGAACACCTGCACGCCGCGCCCAAGGTCTACGTGGCCCGCGTGGAGTGGGGCACGGAGATGGACACCGGCGACCTGCACGGCCGCCCCGTGCACCAGGGGGGCGCCTCCGCGCTCACGCCCGCGAGCCTCGACGAAGCGCTGCGCCCGTTCCTCGGCTGGACGGAGCAGGTGCCGCCCGCCACCAGCGCCAAGAAGCTCGGAGGCGAGCCCGCCTACCGCAAGGCCCACCGGGGGGAGGCCGTGGACCTGCCCCCGTCGCGTGTGTACCTGCACGCGGCGCGCTGGCTGTCGCACGACCTGCCCCGCGCCAGCGTGCTGGAGCTCACCTGCCGGGGCGGCTACTACGTCCGCGCGTTGGCCCGAGACCTGGGACGCGCGCTCGGCTGCGGCGCGCACCTCTCCGCGCTGAAGCGCACGGCCATCGGTCCGTGGAAGGACCCCGGCCCCGGCCATCGCATCGAGCTGCACGGCCGCGACCTGCTCCCGTGGACCTCCTCCCGCGTCCTCACGGATCAGGACGTGGGCGCGCTGCGCCAGGACCAGTCCATTCCTCTCTCTCCGCTCCAGCCTCCGGACTGGCGCCTCCCGCCGGGCTACCCGGAGCCCGCGGGTCCGGTGCGAGGCTTCCACCAGGGGAAGTTGACCTTCCTGCTCACGCCCCGGGACGGAGCGCTCTGGCCCGAGACAGAGCTGCGCGGCGGCGTCTAG
- a CDS encoding LVIVD repeat-containing protein, translated as MTSSLRLLGTGLFAVALSLSGCSDTDPAAPDAGTPDPTPPVELTDYVDVESDEPCKDPDIFAPRANCTDPSSFPLAGCDLNAVRAVEPSGIYLGIFRYDPETSFSAGFRLDTTPSFLGFPLVSQQTGPQGFFITGQYVSANNKQSLYALAGCRVPEPGRITGCFVRCADGIATYSGTFNVWRMNLDREASTGAKPLRLVSETAVPQGESVDIYVTKGHAYVVSVPRNKNEPGGLTVFDVSDPAHPTLITRVSLPNDNYWNGVWAKGDALYVASANSGVIVYDITDPANPQYVRALPGEAINVHTVFVDGDRLYAMSPSPNAETLLFNVASPLEPQLLSRISVPRGDGLTSYPHDAFAYQDRLYVNHTASGYVVLDVKRPDVTPELGRYVFKGQYSHANAVGTINGRTIAFEGGERFGAHLRVLDVTDPANIKLIGEVKKRPQTSIHNMVLKGTRLYVAWYHEGVRVFDVATPERPKEIASFDSFQEAHPLSTSSLYQGAIGIRVPGDGYVYVVDLSRGLLVLAEP; from the coding sequence ATGACCTCTTCTCTTCGCCTCCTGGGTACGGGCCTGTTCGCCGTTGCCCTGTCCCTGTCCGGCTGTAGCGACACCGACCCTGCCGCGCCGGATGCTGGCACGCCGGATCCAACGCCGCCCGTCGAGCTCACCGACTACGTGGACGTGGAATCCGACGAGCCGTGCAAGGACCCGGACATCTTCGCGCCGCGTGCGAACTGCACCGACCCGAGCAGCTTCCCCCTCGCGGGCTGTGACCTGAACGCGGTGCGCGCCGTGGAGCCGTCCGGCATCTACCTGGGCATCTTCCGCTACGACCCTGAGACCTCGTTCAGCGCGGGCTTCCGCCTGGACACCACCCCCAGCTTCCTGGGCTTTCCCCTGGTGAGCCAGCAGACGGGGCCGCAGGGGTTCTTCATCACCGGCCAGTACGTCAGCGCCAACAACAAGCAGTCCCTGTACGCGCTCGCGGGCTGCCGCGTGCCGGAGCCCGGCCGCATCACCGGCTGCTTCGTGCGCTGCGCCGACGGCATCGCGACGTACTCCGGCACCTTCAACGTGTGGCGGATGAACCTGGACCGCGAGGCGAGCACCGGCGCGAAGCCCCTGCGCCTGGTCTCCGAGACCGCCGTCCCCCAGGGCGAGTCCGTGGACATCTACGTCACCAAGGGCCACGCCTACGTGGTGTCCGTGCCCCGGAACAAGAACGAGCCTGGCGGCCTCACCGTCTTCGACGTGAGCGACCCTGCCCACCCCACGCTCATCACCCGCGTGAGCCTGCCCAACGACAACTATTGGAACGGCGTCTGGGCCAAGGGCGACGCGCTCTACGTCGCCAGCGCCAACTCCGGCGTCATCGTCTACGACATCACCGACCCGGCGAATCCCCAGTACGTGCGCGCGCTGCCCGGCGAAGCCATCAACGTGCACACCGTGTTCGTGGACGGTGACCGGCTGTACGCCATGTCCCCCTCCCCCAACGCCGAGACGCTCCTGTTCAACGTGGCCTCACCGCTGGAGCCCCAGTTGCTCAGCCGCATCTCCGTGCCGCGCGGCGATGGGCTCACCAGCTACCCGCACGACGCGTTCGCCTATCAGGACCGGCTCTACGTCAACCACACGGCCAGCGGCTACGTGGTCCTGGACGTGAAGCGCCCGGACGTGACGCCCGAGCTGGGCAGGTATGTCTTCAAGGGCCAGTACAGCCACGCGAACGCGGTGGGCACCATCAACGGGCGCACCATCGCCTTCGAGGGCGGCGAGCGCTTTGGCGCGCACCTGCGCGTGCTGGACGTCACCGACCCCGCGAACATCAAGCTCATCGGCGAGGTGAAGAAGCGCCCGCAGACGTCCATCCACAACATGGTGCTGAAGGGCACGCGGCTCTACGTGGCCTGGTACCACGAGGGCGTGCGCGTCTTCGACGTGGCCACCCCCGAGCGCCCGAAGGAGATCGCCTCCTTCGATTCCTTCCAGGAGGCCCACCCGCTCAGCACCAGCAGCCTCTACCAGGGGGCCATCGGCATCCGCGTGCCGGGCGACGGGTACGTGTACGTCGTGGACCTGTCGCGCGGCCTGCTGGTGCTGGCGGAGCCGTGA
- a CDS encoding vWA domain-containing protein: MFLPFFYELRKRGVKVGAQEALALAGALKAGLHDSSLDGFYHVARALLVHSETQLDAFDQAFLFHFQGVASDALKLTEELLSWLEEAKERKDLSPEELALLEQWDPEELRRQLEQRLKEQTERHDGGNRWVGTGGASAFGNNGVARQGVRIGGTGGRQGQALWQAGARKYAGYRDDVVLDTRQMAVALRKLRAFAREGAAEELDVDESIAATAKNAGELEVVTRPPRRPNTRVVLCMDVGGSMDPYAHLVSRLFSVASQASHFKELRTYYFHNCVYGKLYATPQLTGGITVPELTAQVGRHHKLVMVGDASMAPYELGIRTDANGQYRQEGLEGLTWLMQLAQHFERNVWLNPEPRGSWRTGTIATIANVFPMFALTVEGLGEAVNHLTRGKTPRGAAARR, encoded by the coding sequence ATGTTCCTGCCGTTCTTCTACGAGCTGCGAAAGCGCGGGGTGAAGGTGGGCGCGCAGGAGGCGCTCGCCCTGGCCGGGGCGCTGAAGGCCGGGCTGCATGACAGCAGCCTGGATGGGTTCTACCACGTGGCGCGCGCGCTCCTGGTCCACTCGGAGACGCAGCTGGATGCCTTTGACCAGGCGTTCCTGTTCCACTTCCAGGGCGTCGCGTCCGATGCGCTGAAGCTCACCGAGGAGCTGCTGTCCTGGCTGGAGGAGGCGAAGGAGCGCAAGGATTTGAGCCCGGAGGAGCTGGCGCTCCTGGAGCAGTGGGACCCGGAGGAGTTGCGCCGGCAGCTGGAGCAGCGGCTGAAGGAGCAGACCGAGCGCCACGACGGCGGCAACCGCTGGGTGGGCACGGGCGGCGCGTCTGCCTTTGGCAACAACGGCGTGGCCCGGCAGGGCGTGCGCATTGGCGGCACGGGCGGCCGGCAGGGCCAGGCGCTGTGGCAGGCCGGCGCGCGCAAGTACGCGGGCTACCGCGACGACGTGGTGCTGGACACGCGGCAGATGGCGGTGGCGCTGCGCAAGCTGCGGGCCTTCGCGCGCGAGGGCGCGGCGGAGGAGCTGGACGTGGACGAGAGCATCGCCGCCACCGCGAAGAACGCGGGCGAGCTGGAGGTGGTGACGCGTCCGCCGCGCCGGCCCAATACGCGCGTGGTGCTGTGCATGGACGTGGGCGGCTCCATGGACCCGTACGCGCACCTGGTGAGCCGGCTGTTCAGCGTGGCCAGCCAGGCCTCGCACTTCAAGGAGCTGCGGACCTACTACTTCCACAACTGCGTCTACGGGAAGCTGTACGCCACGCCGCAGCTCACGGGCGGCATCACCGTGCCGGAGCTCACCGCGCAGGTGGGAAGGCATCACAAGCTGGTGATGGTGGGGGATGCGTCCATGGCCCCGTATGAGCTGGGCATCCGCACGGATGCGAATGGCCAGTACCGGCAGGAGGGGCTGGAGGGCCTGACGTGGCTGATGCAACTGGCCCAGCACTTCGAGCGCAACGTGTGGCTCAACCCGGAGCCGCGCGGGTCGTGGCGCACGGGCACCATCGCGACCATCGCCAACGTGTTCCCCATGTTCGCCCTCACCGTGGAGGGACTGGGTGAGGCGGTGAACCACCTCACCCGGGGGAAGACACCGCGCGGGGCGGCCGCGAGGCGTTAA
- a CDS encoding GNAT family N-acetyltransferase → MAPPDLKTVELTPERWPDLEKLFGPNGACGGCWCMYWRIPEGERYDDVRGPEAKRRFKALVASGEAKGLLAYADGEPVGWATFGPRRDFPRLDRAPSFKCDDADAVSSVPCFFIHRDWRNQGYVHVAERPAGKQRVRKALRPARRK, encoded by the coding sequence ATGGCCCCTCCCGACCTGAAGACCGTCGAGCTGACCCCGGAGCGCTGGCCCGACCTCGAGAAGCTCTTCGGCCCCAACGGCGCCTGCGGCGGCTGCTGGTGCATGTACTGGCGCATCCCGGAGGGCGAGCGCTACGACGACGTGCGAGGCCCCGAGGCGAAGCGCCGCTTCAAGGCCCTGGTCGCGAGCGGCGAGGCGAAGGGCCTCCTCGCCTACGCGGACGGCGAACCGGTGGGCTGGGCCACCTTCGGCCCGCGCCGGGACTTCCCGCGCCTGGACCGCGCCCCCAGCTTCAAGTGCGACGACGCGGACGCCGTCTCCTCCGTGCCCTGCTTCTTCATCCACCGCGACTGGCGCAACCAGGGCTACGTCCACGTCGCGGAGCGCCCCGCCGGCAAGCAGCGTGTGCGCAAGGCGCTGCGGCCCGCGCGCCGGAAGTGA